One genomic segment of Vulpes vulpes isolate BD-2025 chromosome 2, VulVul3, whole genome shotgun sequence includes these proteins:
- the UTS2R gene encoding urotensin-2 receptor: MALSPEPASGFPVLAATGSTVPELSGAPDASPNGSWASPTEPSSLEDLVATGAIGAVLSAMGVVGVAGNAYTLVVMCRFLHASASMYVYVINLALADLLYLLSIPFIVATYVTKEWHFGDVGCRVLFSLDFLTMHASIFTLTVMSSERYAAVLRPLDTAQRSKGYRKVLALGTWLLALLLALPMMLAIRLVHRGPKSLCLPVWGQRAHRAYLTLLFGTSIVGPGVVIGLLYVRLARAYWLSQRASFAQTRRLPNPRVLYLILGIVLLFWACFLPFWLWQLLAQYRGAQPLTPRTARIVNYLTTCLTYGNSCVNPFLYTLLTKNYREYRQRSLRARAARGPVRAGHFPRCRVRFHRGSGHSLSSSGQQATETAAASLAAPTVLCA, from the coding sequence ATGGCGCTGAGCCCCGAGCCAGCAAGCGGGTTCCCCGTGCTGGCTGCGACGGGCAGCACCGTCCCCGAGCTGTCGGGCGCCCCCGACGCCTCCCCCAACGGCTCATGGGCCAGCCCGACGGAGCCCAGCTCCCTGGAGGACCTGGTGGCCACCGGTGCCATCGGGGCAGTGCTCTCAGCCATGGGCGTGGTGGGCGTGGCAGGCAACGCGTACACGCTGGTGGTCATGTGCCGCTTCCTGCACGCCTCGGCCTCCATGTACGTGTACGTCATCAACCTGGCGCTGGCTGACCTCCTGTACCTGCTCAGCATCCCCTTCATTGTGGCCACCTACGTCACCAAGGAGTGGCACTTTGGCGACGTGGGCTGCCGCGTCCTCTTCAGCCTGGACTTCCTGACCATGCACGCCAGCATCTTCACGCTGACCGTCATGAGCAGTGAGCGCTACGCCGCGGTGCTGAGGCCGCTGGACACGGCGCAGCGCTCCAAGGGCTACCGCAAGGTCCTAGCGCTGGGCACGTGGCTGCTGGCGCTGCTGCTGGCGCTGCCCATGATGCTGGCCATCCGGCTGGTCCACAGGGGCCCCAAGAGCCTCTGCCTGCCGGTCTGGGGCCAGCGTGCCCACCGCGCCTACCTGACGCTGCTCTTCGGGACCAGCATCGTGGGGCCCGGCGTGGTCATCGGGCTGCTGTACGTGCGCCTGGCGCGGGCCTACTGGCTGTCCCAGCGGGCCTCCTTCGCTCAGACGCGGCGGCTGCCCAACCCCAGGGTGCTCTACCTCATCCTGGGCATCGTGCTGCTCTTCTGGGCCTGCTTCCTGCCCTTCTGGCTGTGGCAGCTCCTCGCCCAGTACCGGGGGGCCCAGCCGCTCACGCCCCGCACGGCGCGCATCGTCAACTACCTGACCACCTGCCTCACCTACGGCAACAGCTGCGTCAACCCCTTCCTCTACACGCTGCTCACCAAGAACTACCGCGAGTACCGCCAGCGCTCGCTGCGCGCCAGGGCCGCCCGTGGGCCCGTGCGCGCCGGCCACTTCCCGCGGTGCCGTGTCCGCTTCCACCGTGGCTCCGGCCACTCGCTGTCCTCCAGTGGCCAGCAGGCCACGGAGACCGCAGCCGCGTCCCTGGCGGCCCCGACAGTGCTGTGCGCCTGA